One part of the Homo sapiens chromosome 19, GRCh38.p14 Primary Assembly genome encodes these proteins:
- the TNFAIP8L1 gene encoding tumor necrosis factor alpha-induced protein 8-like protein 1, with translation MDTFSTKSLALQAQKKLLSKMASKAVVAVLVDDTSSEVLDELYRATREFTRSRKEAQKMLKNLVKVALKLGLLLRGDQLGGEELALLRRFRHRARCLAMTAVSFHQVDFTFDRRVLAAGLLECRDLLHQAVGPHLTAKSHGRINHVFGHLADCDFLAALYGPAEPYRSHLRRICEGLGRMLDEGSL, from the coding sequence ATGGACACCTTCAGCACCAAGAGCCTGGCTCTGCAGGCGCAGAAGAAGCTCCTGAGTAAGATGGCGTCCAAGGCAGTGGTGGCCGTGCTGGTGGATGACACCAGCAGTGAGGTGCTGGATGAGCTGTACCGCGCCACCAGGGAGTTCACGCGCAGCCGCAAGGAGGCCCAGAAGATGCTCAAGAACCTGGTCAAGGTGGCCCTGAAGCTGGGACTGCTGCTGCGTGGGGACCAGCTGGGCGGTGAGGAGCTGGCGCTGCTGCGGCGCTTCCGCCACCGGGCGCGCTGCCTGGCCATGACGGCCGTCAGCTTCCACCAGGTGGACTTCACCTTCGACCGGCGCGTGCTGGCCGCCGGGCTGCTCGAGTGCCGCGACCTGCTGCACCAGGCCGTGGGTCCCCACCTGACCGCCAAGTCCCACGGCCGCATCAACCACGTGTTCGGCCACCTAGCCGACTGCGACTTCCTGGCTGCGCTCTACGGCCCCGCCGAGCCCTACCGCTCCCACCTGCGCAGGATCTGCGAGGGCCTGGGCCGGATGCTGGACGAGGGCAGCCTCTGA